One segment of Chryseobacterium turcicum DNA contains the following:
- a CDS encoding DUF3302 domain-containing protein encodes MQKSLTILCVFLCCGLSYASTGTLEDTIADTASWLIMLILPFAGIFLFWKVHIYPEKVAEKKNHPQLNAIKSMCLLSLIFGGLLWPVALIWANYDYKKEKTPSSDSENLDSTNEKEEILIEENQSLSEETQSH; translated from the coding sequence ATGCAAAAATCACTTACAATACTATGTGTATTCCTGTGTTGCGGCCTTTCGTATGCTTCCACAGGAACTTTAGAAGACACTATCGCAGATACAGCATCTTGGCTTATCATGCTTATTTTACCATTTGCCGGAATCTTTCTTTTTTGGAAAGTTCATATTTATCCTGAAAAAGTGGCGGAAAAGAAAAACCATCCACAATTAAACGCCATCAAAAGCATGTGTTTGCTGTCGTTAATATTTGGTGGTCTGCTTTGGCCTGTTGCTTTAATATGGGCAAACTACGATTACAAAAAAGAAAAAACACCTTCTTCAGATTCAGAAAATTTAGATTCTACAAACGAAAAAGAAGAAATTTTAATTGAAGAAAATCAATCGCTTTCAGAAGAAACACAAAGTCATTAA
- the prmA gene encoding 50S ribosomal protein L11 methyltransferase: MQNYLEFDFKISPLQPWNEILMAELIEIGFDSFTEEIHGILGYIQKELFKEEELKALPLFQNDEVKIEYTFTEMPNINWNEEWEKNFEPINIDDKVLIRAEFHESVEGMHEIIIQPKMSFGTGHHPTTHLMIQQMMDIDFKDKKVLDMGCGTSVLAIYAKQIGAGDTKAIDIDEWSVENSKENAVRNGVELDIELGTADNLGKENYDIILANINRNILISDIPRYVSVLNEGGKLLLSGLCFFDVDDILEVCKENNLELKKKLQREEWVSLLLEK; encoded by the coding sequence ATGCAAAATTATTTAGAATTCGATTTCAAGATTTCACCACTTCAGCCTTGGAACGAAATATTAATGGCAGAACTTATAGAGATAGGTTTCGACAGTTTTACAGAAGAAATTCATGGTATTTTAGGATATATTCAAAAAGAACTTTTTAAAGAAGAAGAACTGAAGGCTTTGCCTCTTTTTCAGAATGATGAGGTGAAAATAGAATACACGTTCACAGAAATGCCCAATATCAACTGGAATGAAGAGTGGGAAAAGAATTTTGAACCCATCAATATTGATGATAAAGTATTAATCAGAGCAGAATTTCATGAATCTGTAGAAGGAATGCATGAGATTATCATTCAGCCTAAAATGTCTTTCGGAACAGGTCACCATCCAACAACTCATTTGATGATTCAGCAAATGATGGATATCGATTTTAAAGACAAGAAAGTCTTGGATATGGGATGTGGAACTTCAGTGTTGGCGATTTATGCAAAACAAATCGGAGCCGGAGATACAAAAGCCATCGATATTGATGAATGGTCAGTTGAAAATTCTAAAGAAAATGCTGTAAGAAACGGCGTAGAATTGGATATTGAGTTGGGAACTGCAGATAATTTAGGAAAAGAAAACTACGATATTATTTTAGCAAATATCAACAGAAATATTCTGATTTCAGATATTCCAAGGTATGTTTCTGTATTGAATGAAGGTGGAAAATTATTGCTTTCAGGATTGTGTTTCTTCGACGTTGATGATATTTTGGAAGTTTGTAAAGAAAACAATTTAGAACTTAAAAAGAAATTGCAACGTGAAGAATGGGTAAGCTTATTGCTTGAGAAATAA
- a CDS encoding SH3 domain-containing protein, which produces MKPFITVLFLCIIQLFSAQEEDYEYANGVFHFEENKTQKIFTDFTRIRQSPNVNAQILDSLQTNQQILILKKDETILKLGERRANWYKISYQKGDKRSEGYVWGGNLCVGYRTKNGYDFLFGLTKTINKKDKEYPEIIIKQNIASIKMVEGNTLIDEVSFDTGSGESLSYGTFTIESNHKLKNVEFTLKAMVSGEACGIASYDQYVLLKDKKMIVLPQLMNVGDADVYYHSEQFVFPNDKGGIPDAFIFKMEEMEKDEKEREKKKNASKTYLWNGDAYRLK; this is translated from the coding sequence ATGAAACCATTCATCACTGTTTTATTTTTATGTATCATTCAGCTTTTTTCTGCGCAGGAAGAAGATTACGAATATGCAAACGGAGTTTTTCACTTTGAAGAAAATAAAACGCAGAAAATTTTTACCGATTTTACAAGAATCAGACAATCACCCAATGTCAATGCTCAAATTTTAGATTCTTTACAAACGAATCAGCAGATTTTGATTCTTAAAAAAGATGAAACTATTTTGAAATTAGGAGAAAGAAGAGCCAATTGGTACAAGATATCTTATCAGAAAGGTGATAAAAGATCAGAAGGCTATGTTTGGGGCGGAAATCTTTGTGTGGGCTACAGAACTAAAAATGGATATGATTTTCTTTTTGGCTTAACAAAAACCATTAATAAAAAAGACAAGGAATATCCTGAAATTATAATCAAGCAAAATATTGCTTCCATTAAAATGGTTGAAGGAAATACACTGATTGATGAGGTTTCTTTCGATACCGGTTCAGGCGAAAGTCTGAGCTATGGAACGTTTACTATTGAAAGTAATCACAAATTGAAAAATGTAGAATTTACTTTAAAAGCCATGGTTTCTGGCGAAGCTTGCGGAATTGCAAGTTATGACCAATATGTCCTGTTGAAAGATAAAAAAATGATTGTACTTCCTCAGCTCATGAACGTAGGAGATGCCGATGTTTATTACCACAGTGAACAATTTGTTTTTCCTAATGATAAGGGCGGAATTCCCGATGCTTTTATCTTTAAAATGGAAGAAATGGAAAAAGATGAGAAAGAGCGTGAAAAGAAGAAAAATGCTTCAAAAACTTATCTTTGGAACGGAGATGCTTATCGACTGAAATAA
- a CDS encoding Crp/Fnr family transcriptional regulator, which yields MTTPSQLLQHLEHLHQLNDEERIALSKIGKPLFLPKKTKLVESGDLFDHVFVLTTGLLRWYFDSDDGTENNVFFTSEKEHAIISGIPEYYDDQKQTKYTIEALVDTQLLLFPKDQFEELAFQHKGIFQFYIKSLKVIIDTLRNRTEQLCSDSPSSRYEVFLKNRPYITRNANRKYIANFLGITPNSLSRLTSRIHKKLPPKK from the coding sequence ATGACAACGCCCTCGCAACTCTTACAACATTTAGAACACCTTCACCAGCTTAATGATGAAGAGCGTATTGCATTATCTAAAATAGGAAAACCTCTATTTCTTCCAAAAAAAACAAAATTGGTAGAATCTGGCGATTTATTTGACCATGTTTTTGTGCTTACAACTGGCTTATTGCGTTGGTATTTTGATTCGGATGATGGTACCGAAAATAATGTCTTTTTTACCTCAGAGAAGGAACACGCCATAATATCCGGAATTCCTGAATATTATGATGATCAAAAACAGACAAAATATACTATTGAAGCGCTTGTAGATACGCAGTTATTATTGTTTCCAAAAGACCAGTTTGAAGAATTAGCTTTTCAGCATAAAGGCATTTTTCAGTTTTATATTAAATCTCTGAAAGTTATTATTGATACTTTACGAAATCGTACAGAGCAGCTCTGCAGTGATTCTCCAAGTTCGCGTTACGAAGTTTTCTTAAAAAATCGTCCTTACATTACAAGAAATGCAAACCGTAAGTATATCGCTAATTTTCTAGGGATTACCCCCAATTCTTTATCGAGATTAACCTCTCGTATACATAAAAAGCTACCACCTAAAAAATAA
- a CDS encoding 3-ketoacyl-ACP reductase, which translates to MNLKGKNAIITGGGRGLGKAVALILASEGVNIGITGRNEENLKMTVDEIQKLGVNAAYAVFSIDNEIHVKAGIESIAEQLGGVDILINNAGIGDFGSIEDMPSETWEQVIKTNLFGVYYASKAVYPFLKEKGEGDIVNVASTAGLKGGPNMSAYAASKAAVVSLSQSMMAEWRKQNIRVITLTPSTIASDMSIQGGLTDGNPDKVLQPEDFAEWVRDILKMNRRALIANGSIFSTNP; encoded by the coding sequence ATGAATCTAAAAGGAAAAAATGCTATTATCACCGGAGGTGGTAGAGGTTTAGGAAAGGCTGTAGCCTTAATCCTTGCCAGTGAAGGCGTAAATATAGGAATCACAGGAAGAAATGAAGAAAACCTTAAAATGACTGTTGATGAAATTCAGAAATTAGGTGTAAATGCAGCATACGCAGTGTTTAGCATCGATAATGAAATTCATGTGAAAGCAGGAATAGAATCTATTGCTGAGCAATTGGGTGGGGTAGATATTCTTATTAATAATGCGGGAATCGGAGATTTTGGTTCTATCGAAGATATGCCTTCTGAAACTTGGGAGCAAGTCATCAAAACCAATCTTTTTGGTGTTTATTATGCTTCAAAAGCAGTGTATCCGTTCTTAAAAGAAAAAGGTGAAGGTGATATTGTAAACGTAGCTTCAACAGCAGGTTTGAAAGGCGGACCCAATATGTCGGCTTATGCAGCGTCAAAAGCAGCAGTTGTCTCTTTATCTCAATCAATGATGGCAGAATGGAGAAAGCAAAATATCCGTGTGATTACTTTAACACCGAGTACAATTGCTTCAGATATGTCTATTCAGGGAGGTTTGACGGATGGTAATCCTGATAAAGTTCTTCAGCCTGAAGATTTCGCAGAATGGGTAAGAGATATTTTGAAAATGAACAGAAGAGCTTTGATTGCTAATGGTTCTATTTTCTCTACCAATCCATAA
- a CDS encoding TolC family protein has translation MLKKISIASVLLLSLTSCIGYKNATPEKIEALKNTSEIKSNIEIPDKWIQDKETDSPDFSYQWMHELITTELEVLVKEGLAHNADIIISKEKLNQIELSMDIAGSNLYPSVNALANTSNNLVSGTHIGNLQLKANWELDLWGKNKSAEMVSVSQYYSAAFQQKMLKQSVAAMIAKAYYLNIAGQYQEQKISQYIGMTEDLKKIYSVQNKVGTANEIDLSNIESEIILLNSYLEKVKNANSQSRRSLEMLCGRYPEGLLKVNAEFSALKQEIPANFPLSLLEKRSDIMAQQFQIETSFHEIQEAKAARLPSINISAAFGAAETNVGAISNLFSNPLIKVGGGLTTPIFNGGKLKKNVEVKTSKQKQVVEEYAKSVLLAYNEVESALANLSSIEKLNVFQKQAISSLERNVGLTKKQIKVGSNNSFVLLQKQRDLIKKEMNIIDLDLQQRIERINLYMALGANGLEYF, from the coding sequence ATGCTAAAGAAAATAAGTATTGCAAGCGTTCTGTTGCTGAGTTTAACATCTTGTATTGGATACAAAAATGCAACACCTGAAAAAATAGAAGCTTTAAAAAACACCAGCGAAATAAAATCAAACATCGAAATCCCTGATAAATGGATTCAAGATAAAGAAACAGACAGCCCCGATTTTTCTTATCAATGGATGCATGAACTTATTACAACCGAGCTTGAAGTTTTGGTAAAGGAAGGCCTTGCTCACAACGCAGATATCATTATCTCTAAAGAAAAGCTGAACCAAATAGAATTGTCGATGGATATTGCAGGAAGCAATCTTTACCCAAGCGTAAATGCTTTGGCAAATACCAGCAACAATCTTGTAAGCGGTACTCACATCGGAAATTTACAGTTAAAGGCCAATTGGGAACTCGACCTTTGGGGAAAAAATAAATCGGCTGAAATGGTGAGCGTAAGTCAATATTACTCGGCAGCATTTCAGCAAAAAATGTTGAAACAATCGGTTGCTGCAATGATTGCTAAAGCTTACTATCTTAATATTGCCGGACAATATCAGGAGCAGAAAATCAGTCAGTATATTGGTATGACCGAAGATTTGAAGAAAATTTATTCGGTTCAAAACAAGGTCGGAACTGCCAATGAAATTGATTTATCCAACATCGAAAGTGAAATTATTTTGTTGAATTCTTATCTTGAAAAAGTAAAAAATGCCAATTCACAATCCAGAAGAAGTTTAGAAATGCTTTGCGGAAGATATCCGGAAGGCTTGCTGAAAGTTAATGCAGAGTTTTCAGCTTTAAAACAGGAAATTCCAGCCAATTTTCCTTTGAGTCTTTTAGAAAAAAGGTCGGATATTATGGCGCAGCAATTTCAGATAGAAACCAGTTTTCATGAAATTCAGGAAGCGAAAGCCGCAAGATTACCTTCCATCAACATCAGCGCAGCTTTTGGTGCAGCAGAAACTAATGTAGGAGCTATTAGCAATCTTTTTTCCAATCCTTTAATAAAAGTTGGTGGTGGATTGACTACGCCTATTTTCAACGGAGGAAAACTGAAAAAGAATGTTGAAGTAAAAACTTCAAAGCAAAAACAAGTGGTCGAAGAATATGCAAAATCAGTGCTTTTGGCCTATAATGAAGTAGAATCCGCATTAGCAAATCTCAGCTCTATCGAAAAGCTAAATGTTTTTCAGAAACAAGCAATTTCTTCACTTGAAAGAAACGTTGGTTTAACGAAAAAACAAATCAAAGTAGGCAGCAATAATAGTTTTGTTCTACTTCAAAAGCAAAGAGATTTGATTAAAAAAGAAATGAACATCATCGACCTTGACCTGCAACAGCGTATTGAAAGAATCAATCTTTATATGGCTCTAGGAGCAAATGGTCTTGAATATTTTTAG
- a CDS encoding glycerophosphodiester phosphodiesterase family protein — protein MKKFILGFAVLTTVFMNAQTQIIAHRGYFQTNPPTTENSITALQNAQKLKIYGSEFDVRMSKDGVLVINHDEHHGKMEISETDFKELEKLKLSNGEKYPTLKDYLKAGKKDKSLKLIVEIKPAKTEALENEMVEKTIKMIKEMKLESQCEYISFSLNICKQIKKLAPDFKVQYLRGELSPQQIKEEGLDGLDYHYSVFQKNPTWISEANALGLITNSWTVNEVEIYNELKKQGIGFITTNIPEQLKGK, from the coding sequence ATGAAAAAGTTTATCTTAGGGTTTGCAGTTTTAACGACAGTTTTTATGAATGCACAAACCCAAATTATTGCGCACAGAGGTTATTTTCAGACAAATCCTCCAACAACGGAAAATTCTATTACAGCATTGCAGAATGCCCAAAAACTAAAGATTTACGGATCTGAGTTTGATGTAAGAATGTCTAAAGATGGTGTTTTGGTGATTAACCACGACGAGCATCACGGGAAAATGGAAATTTCAGAAACCGATTTTAAAGAATTGGAAAAACTGAAACTTTCAAATGGTGAAAAATATCCTACGCTGAAAGATTATCTGAAAGCTGGTAAGAAAGACAAAAGTTTAAAGCTTATTGTAGAAATTAAGCCTGCAAAAACTGAAGCTTTAGAAAATGAAATGGTGGAAAAAACCATTAAAATGATTAAAGAAATGAAACTGGAATCTCAATGTGAATATATCTCATTCAGCTTAAATATTTGCAAACAAATCAAAAAACTGGCTCCTGATTTTAAAGTTCAGTATTTGAGAGGTGAGCTTTCTCCACAACAGATTAAAGAAGAAGGTTTAGACGGATTAGATTATCACTATTCAGTATTTCAGAAAAACCCTACATGGATTTCTGAAGCCAATGCCTTAGGCTTAATCACCAATTCTTGGACAGTCAATGAAGTTGAAATTTACAACGAACTGAAAAAACAAGGGATAGGTTTTATTACCACTAATATTCCGGAACAGTTGAAAGGAAAATAA
- a CDS encoding HlyD family secretion protein, with protein sequence MLELLIGIYAGICWLLIKKLKWIPWNFNTQVVVYSLPIFGSIALILSLNYFCPITSDVKVGNRSVDITTQTLGRVKKVYVKTNQEVKKGDTLFTIDPLPYQQEIESLEAQLNNMKSTVSSYNSDIDASRKNIASLQSQLDLSNKRIKQYQELVNAGAANKFDLEQAMSTSQDLQSRISAAKAQKSSLETKYNSNYNGENASVSELKAKLEQAKWNLSQTVVLAPTDGFIPNVQLNEGAIIAPFKSAFVLIQKQQSIIAFFSQNELEAVKNGDEVEIALKTAPGKVVKAKLEYVIDATSQGIMNNAGGMFGGNGTTAGIPDTARQLPETDGKLIAKFVLDEKDQVLTVGSRGTAVIYSDNIKPLHLIRKVMVRVSSKVNYLIPKLH encoded by the coding sequence ATGTTAGAATTACTTATCGGAATATATGCCGGAATTTGCTGGCTTCTCATCAAAAAATTAAAATGGATTCCTTGGAATTTCAATACGCAGGTCGTTGTCTATTCCTTACCCATTTTCGGGTCTATTGCTCTTATATTGAGTTTGAACTACTTCTGCCCTATCACATCGGATGTGAAAGTGGGTAATCGAAGCGTAGATATTACGACTCAAACTTTAGGAAGAGTAAAAAAAGTTTATGTAAAAACCAATCAGGAAGTTAAAAAAGGAGACACTTTATTCACCATCGACCCTTTGCCTTATCAACAAGAAATAGAATCTTTGGAAGCCCAACTAAACAATATGAAGTCTACCGTTTCGTCTTACAACTCGGATATTGATGCTTCTCGTAAAAACATTGCGAGCCTGCAATCTCAATTGGATTTGAGCAACAAAAGAATAAAGCAATATCAGGAATTAGTAAATGCAGGTGCAGCCAATAAATTTGATTTAGAACAGGCAATGTCAACTTCACAGGATTTACAATCAAGAATAAGTGCGGCAAAGGCTCAGAAATCATCTTTAGAAACCAAATACAACTCTAATTACAACGGAGAAAATGCTTCAGTGTCGGAACTTAAAGCCAAATTAGAGCAAGCAAAATGGAATCTTTCTCAAACGGTCGTTTTAGCACCAACAGACGGTTTTATTCCCAACGTACAGCTGAATGAAGGAGCAATCATCGCACCTTTCAAGTCTGCTTTTGTTTTGATTCAGAAACAGCAATCTATCATTGCATTCTTTTCTCAAAACGAATTGGAAGCGGTGAAAAATGGTGATGAAGTAGAAATTGCCTTAAAAACAGCCCCCGGAAAAGTGGTAAAAGCAAAATTGGAATACGTAATCGATGCAACAAGCCAGGGTATTATGAATAATGCAGGAGGAATGTTTGGCGGCAACGGAACAACAGCCGGAATCCCAGATACCGCGAGACAATTGCCCGAAACGGACGGAAAACTGATTGCAAAATTTGTTTTAGATGAAAAAGACCAGGTATTAACAGTAGGCTCTCGAGGTACAGCCGTTATTTATTCTGATAACATTAAACCTTTACATTTAATAAGAAAAGTGATGGTAAGAGTGAGCAGTAAAGTTAATTACTTAATTCCAAAACTTCACTAA